In Myxococcus stipitatus, the following are encoded in one genomic region:
- a CDS encoding putative Ig domain-containing protein, producing MARNPPSQTARRWAGLLTLVVLASACPGSRVSDDGPWLSQLELKPTSVGQGYEVVFTVAGGKPPLHYTLTPPPGFSFYTGDGRLVGPASEPGDFNLVVHVRDVEGDEDTATYPLKVFPRLEALDTKVTQPRAGSTFQHVFKATGGKPPYRWSLVSGALPPGCTLASSGDLTGQTNAPGVYALTLRLEDSTGAKVEVPTELEVFRADGRPSFPLAVGNWNIEWFGDSTNGPTNEALQLTNVRTVLADADIDLWGLVEMVGTTHFNNLKADLPGYDGFLADNAQVVNGSKYYSSTGQKVGVLFKSNTVQVLRAELILTSDSYLFAGRPPLRLDLRIKRRDTTVDMTAIVLHMKAAASYSDYARRAAAAAALKQYLDTSLPTQRVIVLGDWNDDVDASIVFNPETAQPYASPYIDFVTDTDDYLFTTDALSHAGISSTASNSDFIDHQLITNELEADYIAGSTQLIKPAIPNYETNTSDHFPVVSRFDMTGP from the coding sequence ATGGCTCGCAATCCCCCGTCGCAAACCGCCCGGCGTTGGGCGGGACTGCTCACGCTCGTTGTCCTCGCATCCGCCTGCCCCGGCAGCCGGGTGAGTGATGACGGCCCCTGGCTGTCCCAGCTCGAGCTGAAGCCCACCAGCGTGGGCCAGGGCTACGAAGTCGTCTTCACCGTCGCGGGAGGCAAGCCGCCCCTGCACTACACCCTGACTCCACCGCCGGGCTTCTCGTTCTACACGGGCGATGGACGCCTCGTGGGCCCCGCCTCGGAGCCAGGTGACTTCAACCTGGTCGTCCATGTGCGCGACGTGGAAGGCGACGAGGACACGGCAACGTATCCGCTGAAGGTCTTCCCTCGTCTGGAGGCCCTCGACACGAAGGTGACCCAGCCCCGCGCGGGCAGCACCTTCCAGCATGTCTTCAAGGCAACAGGCGGCAAGCCCCCCTACCGCTGGTCATTGGTCTCGGGCGCGCTTCCCCCGGGATGCACGCTGGCGTCCAGCGGGGACCTGACCGGGCAGACGAATGCGCCGGGAGTCTATGCGCTCACCCTCCGGCTCGAGGACAGCACCGGGGCCAAGGTCGAAGTGCCCACGGAGCTGGAGGTGTTCCGCGCGGACGGCCGCCCCAGCTTCCCCTTGGCCGTGGGGAACTGGAACATCGAGTGGTTCGGTGACTCGACCAACGGCCCCACCAATGAAGCGCTGCAGCTCACCAACGTCCGGACGGTCCTCGCCGATGCGGATATCGACCTCTGGGGCTTGGTGGAGATGGTCGGAACGACACACTTCAACAACCTGAAGGCCGACCTGCCCGGCTACGACGGCTTCCTCGCGGACAACGCCCAGGTGGTCAACGGCTCGAAGTACTACTCCAGCACGGGCCAGAAAGTGGGCGTGCTCTTCAAGTCGAACACCGTGCAGGTGCTTCGCGCGGAGCTCATCCTCACCAGCGACAGCTACCTGTTCGCGGGCCGCCCACCGCTCCGGCTGGACCTGCGCATCAAGCGGCGCGACACCACCGTGGACATGACAGCCATTGTCCTCCACATGAAGGCCGCCGCCTCCTACTCGGACTACGCGCGGCGGGCCGCAGCCGCGGCGGCGCTGAAACAGTACCTGGACACGTCCCTGCCCACGCAGCGGGTCATCGTCCTGGGTGACTGGAACGACGACGTGGACGCGTCCATCGTCTTCAATCCCGAGACCGCCCAACCCTACGCCTCGCCCTACATCGACTTCGTCACCGACACGGACGACTACCTCTTCACCACCGATGCCCTCTCACATGCGGGCATCAGCAGCACCGCGAGCAACAGCGACTTCATCGACCACCAGCTCATCACCAACGAGCTCGAGGCCGACTACATCGCGGGCTCCACGCAGCTCATCAAGCCCGCCATCCCCAACTATGAGACCAACACCTCGGACCACTTCCCCGTCGTCAGCCGATTCGACATGACGGGCCCGTAG
- a CDS encoding TetR/AcrR family transcriptional regulator has product MRNPSHRREEVLKAALACFLELGFEGTTMAAIRERSGASTGSIYHLFPSKDAIAAALYLEVLGEYQAGVLSVLERHGGAREGVEALVRHHVEWTLERPDATRFLLGARGVSAVVSAEASITEQNKGFFRQVKDWWQAHVRAGAFEEMPFELFLAILRGPAQELVRDWVAGRTKTDLRTAIPVLARAAWHAVEKRPARSRK; this is encoded by the coding sequence ATGCGCAACCCGAGTCACCGGAGAGAAGAGGTCCTCAAGGCGGCGCTCGCGTGTTTCCTGGAGCTGGGCTTCGAGGGCACGACGATGGCGGCCATCCGGGAGCGCTCCGGGGCCAGCACGGGGAGCATCTACCACCTGTTTCCGAGCAAGGACGCCATCGCGGCGGCGCTCTACCTGGAGGTGCTGGGCGAGTATCAGGCGGGGGTGTTGAGCGTGCTCGAGCGGCACGGGGGCGCGCGGGAGGGAGTCGAAGCGCTCGTGCGTCATCATGTGGAGTGGACGCTGGAGAGGCCGGATGCGACGCGCTTCCTCTTGGGGGCGCGGGGCGTCAGCGCCGTCGTGTCCGCGGAGGCGAGCATCACGGAGCAGAACAAGGGCTTCTTCCGCCAGGTGAAGGACTGGTGGCAGGCGCACGTCCGCGCGGGAGCGTTCGAGGAGATGCCCTTCGAGCTCTTCCTCGCCATCCTGCGAGGCCCCGCGCAAGAGCTGGTGCGCGACTGGGTGGCGGGGCGGACGAAGACGGACCTGCGCACGGCCATTCCGGTGCTCGCGCGGGCGGCGTGGCACGCCGTGGAGAAGCGACCGGCGCGCTCACGCAAATGA
- a CDS encoding PaaI family thioesterase, with the protein MDALMELGQRVLAQQPFSTLLGTRLTRLEKGEAELELPLRAELSQQHGFAHGGVLSYLADNALTFAGGSAMDVPVVTSEFKINYIRPALGSRLIARARALHAGRRQSVCHCDIVALTDEGETLVAVAQGTIAAMSKRETP; encoded by the coding sequence ATGGATGCACTCATGGAGTTGGGACAGCGGGTCCTCGCGCAGCAGCCGTTCAGCACGTTGTTGGGGACCCGGCTGACGCGCCTCGAGAAGGGAGAGGCCGAGCTCGAGCTGCCGCTGCGCGCGGAGCTGAGTCAGCAGCACGGCTTCGCGCACGGGGGCGTGCTCAGCTATCTGGCCGACAACGCCCTGACCTTCGCGGGGGGCTCCGCGATGGACGTGCCGGTGGTGACCTCGGAGTTCAAGATCAACTACATCCGCCCGGCGCTCGGCTCGCGGCTCATCGCAAGGGCTCGCGCGCTCCACGCTGGACGGCGGCAGTCGGTCTGCCACTGCGACATCGTCGCGCTCACGGACGAGGGAGAGACGTTGGTCGCGGTGGCGCAAGGAACCATCGCCGCCATGTCGAAACGGGAGACGCCATGA
- a CDS encoding pyridoxamine 5'-phosphate oxidase family protein, with product MSTSARSLDEQWPDVRRLFSRTSATSLHFAIASIDRTGAPHVTPIGSVLLTEPGRGFFFELYTRRLPANLSRDPRVSILAVDSGKVFWLRSLFKGRFERAPALRLVGRVVGPPRPSTPEEQARFARRVRRLSWLKGHALMWRDPGPVREFEVERIEPVHLGPMTADLRP from the coding sequence ATGAGCACCAGCGCCCGCTCGCTCGATGAGCAATGGCCCGACGTCCGGCGGCTCTTCTCAAGGACCTCGGCCACCTCGCTCCACTTCGCCATCGCCAGCATCGACAGGACGGGGGCCCCGCACGTCACACCCATCGGCTCGGTGCTGTTGACCGAACCCGGCCGCGGCTTCTTCTTCGAGCTCTACACACGCCGGCTCCCCGCGAACCTGTCGCGAGACCCGCGAGTGAGCATCCTCGCGGTGGACAGCGGAAAGGTGTTCTGGCTCCGGTCCCTCTTCAAGGGGCGCTTCGAGCGTGCTCCCGCGCTTCGACTCGTGGGCCGGGTGGTGGGACCACCGCGTCCCTCGACTCCCGAGGAACAAGCGCGGTTCGCCCGACGGGTGCGGCGGCTGAGCTGGCTCAAGGGGCACGCGCTGATGTGGCGCGACCCGGGTCCCGTGCGAGAGTTCGAGGTGGAGCGAATCGAGCCCGTCCACCTGGGCCCCATGACCGCGGACCTGAGGCCCTAA
- a CDS encoding DEAD/DEAH box helicase, translating into MTFDELQLHDTLLRAVKAEGYTTPTPIQAKAIPHALAGKDVLGVAQTGTGKTAAFALPILQRLSAKAPAGGARPVRCLVLTPTRELAGQVGESFMTYGKNLPLRHSVIFGGVGQGAQVQSLQRGVDVLVATPGRLLDLMDQGYVSLRSLEVFVLDEADRMLDMGFIHDVRKVIKALPSKRQTLFFSATMPPEIVDLSRNLLTDPVRVEVTPVSSTAETVAQQVFFVEREQKRGLLAHLLKDGKIERALVFTRTKHGANRVAKQLEGSGVSAAAIHGNKSQNARERALDEFRAGTLRVLVATDIAARGIDIDGLSFVINYDLPNVPEQYVHRIGRTGRAGAQGTALSFCDAEERAYLRDIERTIRRSVPVVEDHPYRSGVAAPRPGASASVEAPAARGSNQGMHARGGQGGGGRGNAPGGNARRRRGGRGGGGGQGRSEGNRSARPGGSGQGGNRGNSQSSRGSGSQSSRPAAAAAPAKPKAADPLPPRRESPKWL; encoded by the coding sequence ATGACTTTCGACGAATTGCAGCTTCACGACACCCTTCTGCGCGCCGTCAAGGCGGAGGGGTACACCACGCCGACGCCCATCCAGGCGAAGGCGATTCCCCACGCCCTGGCGGGGAAGGATGTGCTGGGGGTGGCGCAGACGGGCACGGGGAAGACGGCGGCCTTCGCCCTTCCGATTCTCCAGCGTCTGTCCGCCAAGGCGCCCGCGGGTGGTGCCCGCCCGGTTCGCTGTCTTGTCCTCACCCCGACACGCGAGCTGGCGGGGCAGGTGGGCGAGAGCTTCATGACGTACGGCAAGAACCTGCCGCTGCGGCACTCCGTGATTTTCGGTGGCGTGGGGCAGGGCGCGCAGGTGCAGTCGCTGCAGCGGGGCGTGGACGTGCTGGTGGCGACGCCAGGGCGCCTGCTGGACTTGATGGACCAGGGGTATGTGTCGCTGCGCTCGCTCGAGGTGTTCGTGCTCGACGAGGCGGACCGCATGCTGGACATGGGCTTCATCCACGACGTGCGCAAGGTCATCAAGGCGCTGCCGTCGAAGCGCCAGACGCTCTTCTTCAGCGCGACGATGCCGCCTGAGATCGTGGACCTGTCGCGCAACCTGCTCACGGACCCCGTGCGCGTGGAGGTGACGCCGGTCTCCAGCACCGCGGAGACGGTGGCGCAGCAGGTGTTCTTCGTGGAGCGCGAGCAGAAGCGCGGCCTGCTGGCGCACTTGCTCAAGGACGGGAAGATCGAGCGGGCGCTGGTCTTCACGCGCACCAAGCACGGCGCGAACCGGGTGGCCAAGCAGCTCGAGGGCTCCGGCGTGAGCGCCGCGGCGATTCACGGCAACAAGAGCCAGAACGCCCGTGAGCGCGCGCTGGACGAGTTCCGCGCGGGAACGCTCCGGGTGCTGGTGGCCACGGACATCGCGGCGCGTGGCATCGACATCGACGGGTTGAGCTTCGTCATCAACTACGACCTGCCCAACGTGCCGGAGCAGTACGTGCACCGCATCGGCCGCACGGGCCGCGCCGGGGCGCAGGGCACGGCGTTGTCCTTCTGCGACGCCGAGGAGCGCGCGTACCTGCGCGACATCGAGCGGACCATCCGCCGCAGCGTTCCGGTGGTGGAGGACCATCCGTACCGCTCGGGTGTCGCGGCTCCGCGTCCGGGGGCTTCCGCTTCGGTGGAGGCGCCTGCCGCGCGCGGGTCGAATCAGGGGATGCACGCGCGAGGCGGGCAGGGCGGTGGTGGCCGGGGCAATGCGCCCGGTGGCAACGCTCGCCGCAGGCGCGGAGGGCGTGGGGGCGGTGGCGGCCAGGGGCGTTCCGAGGGCAATCGCTCGGCGCGTCCGGGCGGCTCCGGGCAGGGTGGCAACCGGGGCAATTCGCAGTCCTCGCGCGGCTCGGGTTCTCAGTCGTCGCGGCCCGCGGCGGCTGCTGCTCCCGCGAAGCCGAAGGCCGCCGATCCGCTGCCTCCGCGACGTGAATCGCCGAAGTGGCTGTGA